AAATTAACGGTTTGCTTTCTCCGTTGGAAAAAAAGGTGCTTTCTCTGTATCTGTCCGACACATCTTACGCAAATATTGCGAAGTTGTCGGGAAAAACCGAGAAAGCAGTTGACAACGCAATTCAGCGCATACGGCGCAAACTCAGAACATTGGTGGATTGACAGCGTTATATATTTTATTTAATATATATTTTTCACTGAATTATGCCCATGTAGCTTAATTTAAGAGCGTTTGTACATTGTACTTAGGTATCGGTGTGACTCCGATCAAGGGCAAATAAAATTTTTTTTAAACCAAGCGAGGTAAATCATGTACGAAGACAAGACTCTAGTATGCAAAGACTGCGGCAACGAATTCGTTTTCACCGCAGGCGAACAGGAATTCTACGCAGAAAAAGGTTTCCAGAACGAGCCCCAGAGATGCAAGGCTTGCAGAGATGCAAGAAAAGCAGCAGGTAAGGCCCAGAAGGAACTGTTCACCACCACTTGCGCACAGTGCGGAAAAGAAGCTAAGGTTCCTTTCCAGCCGAGCGACGACCGTCCGGTATACTGCAGCGAGTGCTTTGCTGCTATGAAGCAACAGTAATATTGTAAAAAATAATTACTAAAAGAATGGGCGTTCTCACGGGAGAACGCCCATTCTGATTTTCGGACGCCAAAAACAGCCCGAGTGCATATCAATCATGGCACTCGGGCTGTTTTTGGCAATTATTACTTAAGTGTCTTGAACTGAGGCAGATACGCCTTGTTCTGCTCCATCATTTCATCTACCATCTGCTTGATTTCATCAAGCGAAAGAACAGCAGAGGTAAGCGGGTCAAACGCACATGCATAAAACACCTTTCTGGGATCGCCTTCCAGTGCAGCCTGAACAGCGAGCTCTTCTATTCTGGCGGTAGTGTTGATAAGACATGCCAACTGATCCGGCAGTGCACCTACCGCAACAGATTCCAGCTTGTTCCGACTCGCCACAACAGGCACCTCTACACAGCATCCGTACGGAAGGTTGTCAATGAGGTTAAAGTTACGCACGTTACCGTTGAATTTATAAATAGTGTTGTCTCCAAATACAGCATTAAAGATATATGCGGCATATTCGTTACCTCTGTTGAGATCGATTTCTTCGGAATTGAGGAATTCGTGTATGGAATCTCTCCATGTATCTTTACGCTTTGTATACGAATCGAGAATATATGCATGCTTTCCCGGATTCCAGTTTGTACCGTCAGTGCAATACTTTTCTATAAGGTCAGCACGCTTGCGGTACCACGCAACATATTCACTGTTATGGCCGCTGGATTCGGTAACATAGTAATCCAGATTGAGGAACATATTATTTCTTACCTGTTCGGCATTGAGTATTTCAGGCTTTTTCAGAGCTTCACGAATCATGGGATACATATCCTTGCCGTTCCACTTAAGGTCGAGATAAAACGCCTGATGGTTGACACCCGCACAGGTGTATGTGACTTCATTCGGGTCTGCGCCCACCCAGCCGGCAAGCATATTTGCTGTGCCCTGAACGCTGTGGCAAAGACCGGTTATCTTAAGCTTGGGGAATTTCTCCTGCATAGCTCTGCAAAGCATAGCCATTGGGTTGGTATAGTTAAGGAACACTGCATCGGGGCAATATTTTTCGATGTCAGCACAAATATCCAGCATAACAGGGATAGTTCTGAGTGCACGGAATATTCCGGATGGACCTCTTGTATCACCTACGTTAATATCAACTCCATATTTCTTTGGAATAGTGATATCGTACTGCCATACATCAACATCACCCGCAAGAATGGTGCAAAGTACACCGTCTGCACCCTTAAGTGCTTCCACTCTGTCGGTAGTGGCAGTGATTTTAGCGGGATAATTGCCTTTTTCGACAATTTTTTCGCAAGCACGTTTTATGTAGTCAAGTCTTTCGGGATCGATATCCATAAGAGCTATTTCGGCATCGCGGAAAGCAGGAAATGTGAGAATATCCCTTACAAGTGTACGGGTAAA
Above is a genomic segment from Oscillospiraceae bacterium containing:
- a CDS encoding zinc-binding protein, with product MYEDKTLVCKDCGNEFVFTAGEQEFYAEKGFQNEPQRCKACRDARKAAGKAQKELFTTTCAQCGKEAKVPFQPSDDRPVYCSECFAAMKQQ
- the melA gene encoding alpha-galactosidase, producing the protein MKKFAFIGGGSFGFTRTLVRDILTFPAFRDAEIALMDIDPERLDYIKRACEKIVEKGNYPAKITATTDRVEALKGADGVLCTILAGDVDVWQYDITIPKKYGVDINVGDTRGPSGIFRALRTIPVMLDICADIEKYCPDAVFLNYTNPMAMLCRAMQEKFPKLKITGLCHSVQGTANMLAGWVGADPNEVTYTCAGVNHQAFYLDLKWNGKDMYPMIREALKKPEILNAEQVRNNMFLNLDYYVTESSGHNSEYVAWYRKRADLIEKYCTDGTNWNPGKHAYILDSYTKRKDTWRDSIHEFLNSEEIDLNRGNEYAAYIFNAVFGDNTIYKFNGNVRNFNLIDNLPYGCCVEVPVVASRNKLESVAVGALPDQLACLINTTARIEELAVQAALEGDPRKVFYACAFDPLTSAVLSLDEIKQMVDEMMEQNKAYLPQFKTLK